One window of Phalacrocorax aristotelis chromosome 26, bGulAri2.1, whole genome shotgun sequence genomic DNA carries:
- the ASIC1 gene encoding acid-sensing ion channel 1 has protein sequence MMDLKVDEEEVDSGQPVSIQAFASSSTLHGLSHIFSYERLSLKRVVWALCFLGSLALLALVCTNRIQYYFLYPHVTKLDEVAATRLTFPAVTFCNLNEFRFSRVTKNDLYHAGELLALLNNRYEIPDTQTADEKQLEILQDKANFRNFKPKPFNMLEFYDRAGHDIREMLLSCFFRGEQCTPEDFKVVFTRYGKCYTFNAGQDGKPRLITMKGGTGNGLEIMLDIQQDEYLPVWGETDETSFEAGIKVQIHSQDEPPLIDQLGFGVAPGFQTFVSCQEQRLIYLPPPWGDCKAVAGDSEFYDTYSITACRIDCETRYLVENCNCRMVHMPGDAPYCTPEQYKECADPALDFLVEKDNEYCVCEMPCNVTRYGKELSMVKIPSKASAKYLAKKYNKSEQYIGENILVLDIFFEALNYETIEQKKAYEVAGLLGDIGGQMGLFIGASILTVLELFDYAYEVIKHRLCRRGKCRKNHKRNNTDKGVALSMDDVKRHNPCEGIRGHPAGMTYAANILPHHPARGTFEDFTC, from the exons ATGATGGACCTGAAGGTGGACGAGGAGGAGGTGGACAGCGGGCAGCCGGTGAGCATCCAGGCCTTCGCCAGCAGCTCCACCCTCCACGGGCTCTCGCACATCTTCTCATACGAGCGGCTGTCGCTGAAGCGCGTGGTCTGGGCGCTGTGCTTCCTGGGCTCGCTGGCGCTGCTCGCCCTCGTCTGTACCAACCGCATCCAGTACTACTTCCTCTACCCCCACGTCACCAAGCTGGACGAGGTGGCGGCCACCAGGCTCACCTTCCCCGCCGTCACCTTCTGCAACCTCAACGAGTTTCGTTTCAGCCGGGTGACCAAGAACGACCTGTACCACGCCGGCGAGCTCCTCGCTCTGCTCAATAACAG ATACGAGATCCCAGACACCCAGACTGCCGACGAGAAGCAGCTGGAAATCCTGCAGGACAAGGCAAACTTCCGAAACTTCAAGCCCAAACCTTTCAATATGCTGGAGTTTTATGACCGAGCTGGCCACGACATCCGGGAGATGCTGCTGTCCTGCTTCTTCCGTGGGGAGCAATGCACCCCTGAAGACTTCAAAGTG GTCTTCACCCGCTATGGGAAGTGCTACACGTTCAACGCGGGGCAGGACGGGAAGCCCCGGCTCATCACCATGAAGGGGGGAACCGGCAACGGCCTGGAGATCATGCTGGACATTCAGCAGGACGAGTATCTGCCAGTGTGGGGGGAAACAG ACGAGACCTCATTCGAAGCCGGGATCAAGGTGCAGATCCACAGCCAGGATGAGCCCCCACTGATCGACCAGCTGGGCTTCGGGGTGGCACCTGGCTTCCAGACCTTTGtgtcctgccaggagcagcgG CTCATCTacctgccacctccctggggcgACTGCAAGGCCGTGGCGGGCGACTCGGAGTTTTACGACACCTACAGCATCACCGCCTGCCGCATCGACTGCGAGACCCGCTACCTGGTGGAGAACTGCAACTGCCGCATGGTGCACATGCCAG gcGATGCCCCTTACTGCACCCCGGAGCAGTACAAGGAGTGCGCGGATCCGGCCTTAG ATttcctggtggagaaggacaaCGAGTACTGCGTCTGCGAGATGCCCTGCAACGTGACCCGCTACGGCAAAGAGCTCTCCATGGTGAAGATCCCCAGCAAGGCCTCCGCCAAGTAcctggccaagaagtacaacaaGTCGGAGCAGTACATCGG GGAGAACATCCTGGTGCTGGATATCTTCTTTGAAGCCCTGAACTACGAGACGATCGAGCAGAAGAAGGCATATGAGGTGGCTGGCTTGCTGG GCGACATTGGAGGGCAGATGGGGCTCTTCATCGGGGCCAGTATCCTCACAGTACTGGAGCTGTTTGACTACGCGTATGAG GTGATAAAGCACCGGCTGTGCCGGCGGGGCAAGTGCCGCAAGAACCACAAGAGGAACAACACGGACAAGGGCGTCGCGCTGAGCATGGACGACGTGAAACGCCAT AATCCCTGCGAAGGTATACGGGGCCACCCGGCAGGCATGACGTACGCAGCCAACATCCTACCTCATCACCCGGCCCGGGGCACCTTTGAGGACTTCACCTGCTAA
- the SMARCD1 gene encoding SWI/SNF-related matrix-associated actin-dependent regulator of chromatin subfamily D member 1 has protein sequence MAARAGFQSVTPSGGGGGAAAGAGALGPGTPGGPVRMGPAPGQGLYRSPLPGAAYPRPGMIPGSRLAPQGPSMGPPGYGGSPAVRPGMAQASLDQARKRPAPQQLQQVQPQAVPNRNHNAKKKKMADKILPQRIRELVPESQAYMDLLAFERKLDQTIMRKRLDIQEALKRPIKQKRKLRIFISNTFNPAKSDAEDGEGTVASWELRVEGRLLEDSALSKYDATKQKRKFSSFFKSLVIELDKDLYGPDNHLVEWHRTATTQETDGFQVKRPGDVNVRCTVLLMLDYQPPQFKLDPRLARLLGIHTQTRPVIIQALWQYIKTHKLQDPHEREYVICDKYLQQIFESQRMKFSEIPQRLHALLMPPEPIIINHVISVDPNDQKKTACYDIDVEVDDTLKTQMNSFLLSTASQQEIAALDNKIHETIETINQLKTQREFMLSFARDPQGFINDWLQSQCRDLKTMTDVVGNPEEERRAEFYFQPWAQEAVCRYFYSKVQQRRQELEQALGIRNT, from the exons ATGGCGGCGCGGGCGGGATTCCAGTCGGTGACTcccagcggcggcggcggtggggcCGCTGCCGGGGCCGGCGCGCTGGGACCGGGCACGCCGGGCGGGCCGGTGCGCATGGGCCCGGCCCCGGGACAGGGCCTGTACCGCTCGCCGCTGCCGGGAGCCGCCTACCCG CGCCCCGGGATGATACCGGGCAGCCGTTTGGCGCCGCAGGGCCCCTCCATGGGGCCGCCCGGTTACGGCGGGAGCCCGGCGGTGCGGCCCGGGATGGCGCAGGCCAGCCTAGACCAGGCCCGCAAGAGGCCGGCGCCGCAGCAGCTTCAGCAGGTGCAGCCGCAGGCCGTGCCCAACCGCAACCACAA CGCTAAAAAGAAGAAGATGGCTGACAAAATTCTACCTCAGAGG ATTCGTGAACTTGTACCCGAGTCTCAGGCCTATATGGACTTGCTGGCCTTTGAAAGGAAATTGGACCAGACGATCATGAGGAAACGCTTGGATATCCAGGAGGCTTTGAAGCGACCCATTAAG CAAAAACGAAAGCTACGTATTTTTATCTCCAATACCTTCAATCCAGCCAAGTCGGATGCAGAGGATGGTGAAGGAACAGTCGCCTCCTGGGAGCTTCGCGTGGAAGGACGGCTGCTGGAAGAT TCTGCTTTGTCCAAATATGATGCCAccaagcagaaaagaaagttcTCATCCTTCTTTAAATCTCTGGTCATTGAACTTGATAAAGACCTGTATGGCCCTGACAATCACCTAGTAGAG TGGCACAGGACTGCTACAACTCAGGAGACAGATGGCTTCCAGGTGAAGAGGCCGGGAGATGTAAATGTGCGCTGTACTGTCCTTCTGATGCTGGATTACCAG CCTCCCCAGTTCAAATTGGATCCGCGCTTGGCTCGTCTCTTGGGGATTCACACTCAGACCCGTCCAGTGATCATCCAGGCATTGTGGCAATATATCAAGACCCACAAGCTCCAGGACCCCCACGAACGGGAGTATGTCATCTGTGACAAATACCTCCAGCAG ATATTTGAATCTCAGCGGATGAAGTTCTCTGAAATCCCACAAAGACTTCATGCATTGCTTATGCCCCCAGAGCCGATCATCATTAATCACGTCATCAG TGTTGACCCAAATGACCAGAAGAAGACGGCTTGCTATGACATTGATGTGGAGGTGGATGATACCTTGAAAACTCAGATGAATTCCTTTCTGCTATCCACAGCCAGTCAACAGGAAATTGCTGCTCTGGATAACAAG ATTCATGAAACAATAGAGACAATTAACCAGCTGAAGACCCAGCGTGAGTTCATGCTGAGCTTTGCCCGAGATCCTCAGGGCTTCATCAATGACTGGCTACAGTCCCAGTGCCGGGATCTAAAG ACGATGACTGATGTTGTTGGAAATCCTGAAGAGGAGCGTAGAGCTGAGTTCTACTTCCAGCCATGGGCTCAGGAAGCTGTGTGCAGATACTTCTACTCCAAG GTGCAGCAAAGACGGCAGGAATTGGAGCAGGCCCTGGGAATCCGTAACACATAG
- the GPD1 gene encoding glycerol-3-phosphate dehydrogenase [NAD(+)], cytoplasmic isoform X2, with translation MGGKKVCIVGSGNWGSAIAKIAGSNAARLSTFENEVKMWVLEEEVGGRRLTDIINTEHENVKYLPGHKLPPNVVAEPDLLKACAGADILLFVVPHQFIGKVCDQLKGHLKKDAVGVSLIKGVDEGPDGLRLISDIIHEKLGIEMSVLMGANIASEVAEEKFCETTIGCKNMQHGQTLKELMQTPNFRVTVVQEADTVEICGALKNVVAVGAGFCDGLGYGDNTKAAVIRLGLMEMIGFAKLFCKGPVTSSTFLESCGVADLITTCYGGRNRKVAEAFAKTGKSIEQLEKEMLNGQKLQGPPTSAELHRILKTKNAVEK, from the exons ATGGGTGGCAAGAAAGTCTGCATCGTGGGCTCTGGCAACTG GGGCTCGGCCATCGCCAAGATCGCTGGCAGCAACGCGGCGCGGCTGAGCACCTTCGAGAACGAGGTGAAGATGtgggtgctggaggaggaggtgggcgGCCGGCGGCTCACCGACATCATCAACACAGAGCACGAAAATGTCAAGTACCTGCCAGGGCACAAGCTGCCCCCCAACGTG GTAGCAGAGCCAGACCTGCTGAAAGCCTGTGCTGGGGCTGACATTCTCCTGTTCGTGGTGCCCCATCAGTTTATTGGCAAAGTCTGTGACCAGCTCAAGGGCCACTTGAAGAAAGATGCTGTTGGGGTGTCGCTCATCAAG GGGGTGGATGAAGGACCAGATGGGCTGAGGCTGATCTCGGACATTATCCATGAAAAACTGGGAATAGAGATGAGCGTCCTCATGGGGGCCAACATTGCTAGTGAAGTGGCAGAAGAGAAGTTCTGTGAAACAACCATCG GCTGCAAGAacatgcagcatgggcagaCGCTGAAGGAGCTGATGCAGACACCGAACTTCCGTGTGACGGTGGTGCAGGAGGCTGACACCGTAGAGATCTGCGGGGCTCTCAAG AATGTTGTGGCGGTAGGAGCTGGTTTCTGTGATGGGCTCGGCTACGGAGACAACACGAAGGCTGCCGTGATCCGTCTGGGACTGATGGAGATGATCGGCTTCGCAAAACTCTTCTGTAAGGGCCCCGTCACCTCCTCCACCTTCCTGGAGAGCTGCGGGGTCGCTGACCTCATCACTACCTGCTATGGTGGCCGCAACCGCAAGGTGGCTGAGGCTTTTGCCAAGACTGGGAAG TCTATcgagcagctggagaaggagatGTTGAACGGGCAGAAGCTGCAGGGTCCCCCGACATCTGCTGAGCTGCATCGCATTCTTAAAACCAAGAACGCAGTGGAGAAGTGA
- the GPD1 gene encoding glycerol-3-phosphate dehydrogenase [NAD(+)], cytoplasmic isoform X1, protein MGGKKVCIVGSGNWGSAIAKIAGSNAARLSTFENEVKMWVLEEEVGGRRLTDIINTEHENVKYLPGHKLPPNVVAEPDLLKACAGADILLFVVPHQFIGKVCDQLKGHLKKDAVGVSLIKGVDEGPDGLRLISDIIHEKLGIEMSVLMGANIASEVAEEKFCETTIGCKNMQHGQTLKELMQTPNFRVTVVQEADTVEICGALKNVVAVGAGFCDGLGYGDNTKAAVIRLGLMEMIGFAKLFCKGPVTSSTFLESCGVADLITTCYGGRNRKVAEAFAKTGKSIEQLEKEMLNGQKLQGPPTSAELHRILKTKNAVEKFPLFTAVYQICYKGKPVTDIIRCLQNHPEHM, encoded by the exons ATGGGTGGCAAGAAAGTCTGCATCGTGGGCTCTGGCAACTG GGGCTCGGCCATCGCCAAGATCGCTGGCAGCAACGCGGCGCGGCTGAGCACCTTCGAGAACGAGGTGAAGATGtgggtgctggaggaggaggtgggcgGCCGGCGGCTCACCGACATCATCAACACAGAGCACGAAAATGTCAAGTACCTGCCAGGGCACAAGCTGCCCCCCAACGTG GTAGCAGAGCCAGACCTGCTGAAAGCCTGTGCTGGGGCTGACATTCTCCTGTTCGTGGTGCCCCATCAGTTTATTGGCAAAGTCTGTGACCAGCTCAAGGGCCACTTGAAGAAAGATGCTGTTGGGGTGTCGCTCATCAAG GGGGTGGATGAAGGACCAGATGGGCTGAGGCTGATCTCGGACATTATCCATGAAAAACTGGGAATAGAGATGAGCGTCCTCATGGGGGCCAACATTGCTAGTGAAGTGGCAGAAGAGAAGTTCTGTGAAACAACCATCG GCTGCAAGAacatgcagcatgggcagaCGCTGAAGGAGCTGATGCAGACACCGAACTTCCGTGTGACGGTGGTGCAGGAGGCTGACACCGTAGAGATCTGCGGGGCTCTCAAG AATGTTGTGGCGGTAGGAGCTGGTTTCTGTGATGGGCTCGGCTACGGAGACAACACGAAGGCTGCCGTGATCCGTCTGGGACTGATGGAGATGATCGGCTTCGCAAAACTCTTCTGTAAGGGCCCCGTCACCTCCTCCACCTTCCTGGAGAGCTGCGGGGTCGCTGACCTCATCACTACCTGCTATGGTGGCCGCAACCGCAAGGTGGCTGAGGCTTTTGCCAAGACTGGGAAG TCTATcgagcagctggagaaggagatGTTGAACGGGCAGAAGCTGCAGGGTCCCCCGACATCTGCTGAGCTGCATCGCATTCTTAAAACCAAGAACGCAGTGGAGAA GTTCCCCCTCTTCACAGCTGTGTATCAGATCTGCTACAAGGGCAAACCTGTTACTGATATCATCAGGTGTCTCCAGAACCACCCTGAGCACATGTAA